One segment of Alistipes finegoldii DSM 17242 DNA contains the following:
- the lpxA gene encoding acyl-ACP--UDP-N-acetylglucosamine O-acyltransferase, with product MISKLAYVHPDAKIGNNVTVEPFACIAGDVVIGDDCWVGPGAVIHDGARIGKGCKIHTAASVSCLPQDLKFAGEVTTAEIGDYNDIREYVTISRGTASTGTTRIGNRNLLMAYVHVGHDCVVGYNCVIANRVSLAGEVHVGNWVVIGGHAAVHQWTHIGDHVMIQGGALLGQDVPPFIIVRNDTMRFAGINKIGLSRRGFTPERIAEIHDACRILFQSGLNYMSGCEEVEKQIPQSAERDELVKFIRESKRGIIKPYESKAKEE from the coding sequence ATGATCAGCAAGCTGGCATATGTTCATCCCGACGCCAAAATCGGGAACAACGTCACGGTCGAGCCCTTCGCCTGCATCGCGGGCGACGTGGTTATCGGCGACGACTGCTGGGTAGGTCCCGGCGCGGTGATTCACGACGGCGCCCGCATCGGCAAGGGGTGCAAGATCCATACCGCCGCATCGGTCTCCTGCCTGCCGCAGGACCTGAAATTCGCAGGCGAAGTGACCACGGCCGAGATCGGCGACTACAACGACATCCGCGAATACGTGACCATCAGCCGCGGCACCGCATCGACGGGCACGACCCGCATCGGCAACCGCAACCTGCTGATGGCCTACGTCCATGTGGGCCACGACTGCGTCGTCGGCTACAACTGCGTGATCGCCAACCGCGTATCGCTCGCCGGCGAAGTGCATGTCGGCAACTGGGTGGTGATCGGCGGCCATGCGGCCGTACACCAGTGGACGCATATCGGCGACCACGTCATGATTCAGGGCGGCGCGCTGCTGGGACAGGACGTCCCGCCGTTCATCATCGTGCGCAACGACACGATGCGCTTCGCGGGCATCAACAAGATCGGGCTTTCGCGCCGCGGCTTCACGCCCGAACGCATCGCCGAGATTCACGACGCCTGCCGCATCCTCTTCCAGAGCGGACTGAACTACATGTCGGGCTGCGAAGAGGTCGAAAAGCAGATCCCGCAAAGCGCCGAGCGCGACGAACTGGTGAAATTCATCCGCGAATCGAAGCGCGGAATCATCAAACCCTATGAATCCAAGGCCAAAGAGGAGTAA
- the rimP gene encoding ribosome assembly cofactor RimP: MIDTKKIIEAAERKLQGTDMFVVGCTCTPGNEIELLIDSDTSVAIEACAELSRAVEAEFDRDEEDFSLTVASAGIGSELKSLRQYRKLIGGTVEVLLNSGIKMLAKLDAADDEGITISYEEKQAVEGKKRKQLVTVTRRYAFDEIKSTKEWLDFK; this comes from the coding sequence ATGATCGACACGAAAAAGATAATCGAAGCGGCTGAACGCAAACTTCAGGGCACGGATATGTTCGTCGTGGGCTGCACCTGCACGCCCGGCAACGAGATCGAACTGCTGATCGACAGCGACACGTCGGTAGCCATCGAAGCGTGCGCGGAGCTGAGCCGGGCCGTCGAAGCGGAATTCGACCGCGACGAAGAGGATTTTTCGCTCACGGTAGCCTCCGCAGGCATCGGTTCGGAGCTGAAAAGCCTGCGGCAATACCGCAAGCTGATCGGCGGCACGGTCGAGGTGCTGCTCAATTCAGGGATCAAGATGCTCGCAAAACTCGATGCTGCCGACGACGAGGGCATCACGATCTCGTACGAGGAGAAGCAGGCCGTCGAAGGCAAGAAACGCAAGCAGCTGGTGACCGTCACGCGCCGCTATGCGTTCGACGAAATCAAGTCCACGAAGGAGTGGCTGGATTTCAAATAG